The genomic region ccaattagattaatgtatttaattagattaatgttgtaatgtatttaaggTTTGTTCCAATTTATATTACAAGACTAAGTTTGTTAcaagttttagtgttttaatgttcaaaatgtccaaattaatctaatttatgTTATAGTCAAATTTTGTTCCATTTTTCAAAGTtccaattaatctaattaaatatatacaaaaaataCAAACTTCTTAATATCAAAACTCAAGaaacccctaaaattgatggttcAATGGTGTGGTTCTAAAGGTATATTTCTGCAGAGGTCGACGTTCACGTTGTGGGTGATTGCGATGACCAACATTCTTTTCAGTCGCAGGTGAGGGTGTCTGATAAATGGAAGAAAAATCATATGGCTCGAATGGCATCGATGAACTTGAGCCGGGAGGAGTGTCATGCTGTAGTGGATACGGGCCAAGGGTAGTGCTGTACTGCAGTGGATATGGGCCGAGGGTAGTGCTGTACTGCTATGGATATGGGCTGAGAGAAGTATTGTGCTGCGGTGGATACGACCCAAAGATATCAAACCCATAATAATATCCGCCCCCTGACGAGCCTGGAAAATAGTCATTGCCCGATAAATCCGGATGATAAGAAGTATCAGCCGAATATGAATGTGATCGCTCAGACTCGAGCTCCGGCTGTGGCTCGGGCTCAGGATCTGGCTGTGGCTCGGGCTCTATATCGACCACTGGCTCGTATGCCCTAAGTTACTGCACGTGCGAGGGGACTACAGTCGACTGCCCACCAAGTATATATGACTTTCCCATATTAGAGTACCATTGTATGTACTCTAACGATGGTTGGAAATCGGAAGACATATCCATCTAAGGTCTTCGAGCCATCCGATTATCCCACACCGCAATATATTTTCAGTGCACAACGCCTCAATAACTTCCATGTTTTCCTCTCTTATTGATGCCGTGAACCTTCCCCACCTTTATTGGTAGATCTGGGATATACTGGATGCAACCAAACTGTCGTAGTACTCGATCCCCGTGATACCACTCGACTACATTGAAATTGATAATTGGTGCATTAGTGCACCATAATTGAGAATGAACGTAGACAGATGAGGGTACAATAGCCGCAACTTCTGGTCTACGATATGGCATCCATATAAACTACATGATTAATACCATGGTTAAAATTTAACACGGTTCAAGTAAGATATACAAAGTAATTACATGTCATGAATATTGGAATAGCTTACCCTTCCTCAACATGTTGTTCAATCATCAGACAATATATCAGGACAGTGTACGACCTCTCGATACCCGAATAAATACTCCATCTACGAAAAtaattttcaagtaaatatagtatcgttagaatagtatcattataaagaaattgtcaattaataacaagttaaattttatcacctaTTAACTAGTGGAAATACATATGGTTGGTGACTAACCGATGTCAAGAATGGCATCCGATAAAGAGCCCATGACTGTAACAATATAAGGCATTTGCCTATGTCTACGGCATCAGGCTTTGTCAGACTCATGATACAACATAGCCAAAACTGCGAAACCCCAACTATACGAGCAAACATTACGCAAATCAGCTAATAAAGGTAAATATTGGAGATGAACCCTGTTGTTGTTCGAATTGGGCATCAGTACACCCCctataatatgcataatgtaCGCTCGAGCTGCGCACATCAACTCTTCTTCAGTGGCATTAACTGATAAGTGCTCAAAATTTGCTTTCAGCCATGTAAATTTCAAATCTGAAAAATTGGGCTCATCATCGTCGGGCGAGGCTCCTAGTAGGCTATAACAAAGTGTAACCGGCTCAGCTATCGCACTTACGCCCATTACGACACTCCCGTTGATTGGGATCCCAAAGTGCAATGCAACATCCTTTAGAGTGACAGTGCACTCCCCACACGACAAATGAAAAGTGTGGGTCTCCGGGCGCCAACGCTTGACCAATGCAGACATTAAATCGTTCTGCAAATCAAACGTCCGGGTCAATGCTGCTGACCTGAATCCAGCTAACTCCAAGTAGGGCATCAATAGTGCATCCGGGGAATATCCTAAACCATTCACCCGGCCCCGTAATACGCAGTACGGGCCCTAACAGTGTTAAATTACagaaaatagttataataacataatttatttcctTAAATTACATGGATCTTTTTTAAATGGAACCCGTgattaacaaataacaatattTTACCGCGAATCgaaaaaaaaacaatattttaccATATTACTAATTGTGTCACATATGTGAGGATCTTTCCTAGTCAATAAAGCCATTGTGATGCCTGTAATTTCAAGATAAATTTTGgttattaattttaatgtttgatagattttaaatatttattagaataactaaattttatatattgcttTTAATGACAAAAAATACCAAACAATTTTTTCGACAACATATTTTTTGTTATactacattaaaaaataaatatatccaactcaaatacaaatattattattattattttaaaatgataataaataaaatattttggtttaaaatataatatatataatacaccggcatgtagttcaatatattttaaattaattttatttaataataataatttaagtgaTAATTAAAAACAAACAGATGATAAGTtgttcaatattattttaaaatatattataatatgtaattaattaaattcatTGGGAAATAAAAAGATGGAAAAACAAAAAGGAGTTATGTTGCAatattcttaattttatttattcaatgATTTTGGCCCTTTGTttgcatttttaaaattttcagattttattttttaaagtatactattttcagtattttatttttatattattttaatacataATATTTCacatgtattattttagtatttttatattaatttagtaaataaccttgattttggccatttgtttgtatttttaaaatttttgaattttatttttaaaatatactattttcgtattttattttttatattattttagtacataatgtttcaaatgtattattttagtgtttttaatattaatttagtaaataaccctgattttagctttttatttgtatttttaaatttttggattttatttttaaaatatactattttcgtattttattttttatagtattttagtacataatgtttcaaatgtattattttagtgttttttatattaatttagtaaataactctaattttggccatttgtttgtatttttaaaatttttggattttatttttaaaatatactattttcgtattttatttttttatattattttgtacataatgtttcaaatgtattattttagtttttaatattaatttagtaaataactCTAATTTTGGCCctttgtttgtttttttaaaatttttagattttatttttaaaatatattatttttttattttatttttatattattttagtacataatgttttaaatgtattattttagtgtttttaatattaatttagtaaataaccctgattttggccctttgtttgtatttttaaaatttttggattttatttttaaaatatactattttcgtattttattttttatattattttagtacataatgtttcaaatgtattattttagtatttttaatattaatttattaaataatccTTATTTTGGCCctttgtttgtatttttaaaatttcagattttattttttaaaatatactattttcatattttattttttatattattttagtacataatttttcaaatatattattttagtgtttttaatattaatttagtaaataacccTTATTTTGGCCCTTTGtttgtatttttagaattttgaattttatttttaaaatatactattttcatatttttttatattattttagtacataatgtttcaaatgtattattttaatatttttatattaatttagtaaataacctGATTTTGGCCctttatttgtatttttaaaattttggattttatttttaaaatatactattttcagtattttatttttatattattttagtaaaaaccgCCAGCACCACTTTCccccaaaaatatttttttcatattttatttatttttgtattttatttttcattaatatattttttagtattttatttttatactattttgtaaaatagtataaaaacccaatcacataaaaaataaaaaaattaaaataatcagatataacatgccaaataaattttataaaaatatatctaatcaacctaaaacacacttaacaaataaattatataaaataataataataaaatgttcTTTGCACATTACACACATAGGTTTTTTacttcaataaaattaaaaataaattaggaatgaatgaaaatataaaacaaatacaAACATACATTACTATCTCTTTTAACCAAACAAcaccttaaaaaaataaatttaaaaattaaatctgaattaaataaaatcaatCAACAATAATattaacaccaaaaataaataaattacttacttaaaaaattacccttttttttttctttcttttttcttctctccttcttcttctcctctttttctttttcttttttcttccctcACCAGTGCTACCTCCTTCTCCGTCTTCTCCTTcctcttcttctcttcttttttcttctcttttttctttttttttcttctccttcttcCTTCTCGAAATAAAGTTGGGGACCATAATATATGATCCCAAACACAGAAAAAACAAAAGGCCTTTGCCACTGGCACCATCGGTGCCACCTGTGGCAGGCCCACCACCAGTGCTGCCTGCTGCATGGCCTCTACATGTGCCGCTTCTGTTTTCtgcttcagttttttttttttagttttcagttttttttcaacttttactGATTATTTTTTTTACTGTTCGTGTCAGATTCCAGGGTGGTCACGCCACTGCTAGAAGCGACACCACCCAGGCCATACCATTTCCGTCCATAGTTTTTCCTTTGTACCATTTAagtgtttatttttatattatattagtaaaaaaacccaaaaatttatGCTATTTTTTATCCTAGCCTTATCCTTGGCAGTTTTGCATATATTTTACTTCTAGACAAATCATATCAAAATGAGCCTATTGGTTCAAGTAGTAAAGTGTTAGTTTGCCCTAAGGTCTCGTGTTCGAATTCCCATATGAGTATGGATGATAATTTTTGCTTCGGTTGTCTGATAGAGGTTCAGTGGAATTGAAACTCTGAGGTTGTTGGATGAGGATCAGGGTGTGTGTTAGTGGGATTTAGTTGTTAGTGGGGAGTTAGGAtattctttaatttttaatttttatttttctcttctctcTCTCCTCAAAATTTTTCTAACATCAGTTTCTCCCCTTCTCTCTTTTCCTTTGTGTTTTATTTTTGCTTTTTTGTTCCTCTCTATTTAAAATCGATTGTTCAAATTGTTGGGGTTCGAAAATTCAATTgttcctagtttgtttgggtaaGTATAAGTTCGTTTAGTTTGATTTTTCTTTCCacttgaattagtgtaaaggtgTGAAGTTAAGGAAGTTAATGTTTTGTTAATCTATTGCGTAGGAGAAGACGATGCAGCAGTGGTTTCTGGTCCAACAGTCTAATCTATGGGTGTGATCGTGTTTGTAGCGGTAAGTTTGTGCGTGCTGTTTGGTTTAATATTGATGAATTCCTAGATTGATTGTTAAATTAGTCGTTGGAATGTTGTTTCTTAGGTTTTAGAGGCTTCGAGATTACTGTAGCATCAAAATCAAACTAGGTGTGTAACAAAAACGCGAGAAAATGAGGTTCGACGAAAGCCAAAAAAGTGgcttgtcgacgccacacgggcgtatgcctggccatgtggtaggccatgtgtcgcacacagctGTGTGATGGGAGTATGTGTGGTCGTGTGACTAGGCCGATTTGGGTGTATGGACCATACGAGCAAGGCTATtttgggcgtgtgggcctatATGGGCATGTAGGcccaaatttcagaattttttccTAAGGTAGCACACGTCGTTCCTATCGACTGTGAGCCTTCTGTAGGGCCGGTAAGTGTAAAACAAACCCTAATGCATGAGATCTGCTAATCTGATAGACTGATTAGTGTATTAAGAAAACCAATATGTATGATTTGACTGTTTTGtataaatatgtatgatatttgtATATGAGCATGCGAGACatgttaattttgtaatatttgtTTTACTGTTATTTGTATCTGTATATAGGGTGAGATTCGCaaatgtggaggaagtgttctgtgaGGAAACATTTCGCCAATATACTGGTAGCTCGACTACAAACTATTCCGATAAGTGTCTTATAGACACTATGTGGTGTGTAAGGATGGTGGTGTTTTATACCCCACGTgatgtgttgggatggtcggagatggcgTGTAGAGGATAGGGTTAGGACTTTGCATATCTGTATGTTTCTGATAATCTGATTTTGTTAAGGATTGATATGCATGTCTGATCTGTTATGTGATAATCTAAGTTAATATGCATGTAAGTTTCCATTGAGTTACACACTAAGATTTttaaaactcacatctgtttgtttGTTCTGTCCAGGTAATCCTCCGACATAAGCTGGTCGGTGCGATAGAGGCTCAGCGGTGACCACTAGTCCGTGAACTGTTTTTACTTAatagtttatttaattttcttgtttTCCTTGAGAGTTTTGTAAATATGGGATGCTCTAgacttttggttttcttttggtttttggtttttgGATTAGATTAAGATTCATGCGATGCACAACAAAACAATTTATGGAAACAACGGTTTTACGCAAACTAAGGTGTTGAAAATACAAACTCAGTTTTCACAATATAACAACTTTTAAAACTTCCGTTGCAAATTATGTTTTCTAAAAGAGCAAATTGTCGATGGTttcattattaaatataatagtaACATGTTTTATCAAATGTGCACTCTCTTTTAGTAATAACTTATACAAGGATTTTTTTAACATGATAAGATTGGATTCAAAACCCTTATTTGTaaagattcgaccataatgtctaggtcaggtttggggtattacaacaATAATGTAAGTATATATCATATTTCTTACTAATAAAATTATATAGATATCATCTGCTTCAAGGaatgataaattaatataaatcatTGAACATTCTGTACTAAGAATAAACATTTGGCGATATTTTGAATCATCCATCTTCTTCTTATCTATTTGTCAATAAtgacaataagttaaattttcataACTGTTATGAATTACTACATTCACTTTAGGGAATAGAGCAAAACTGGTGAAACAAATAACTCGTTATTTTGTTTAGCCATAACGAGATATGAGATCaattcaaaatacttttaaaatctTTTTCATAAGATTTTTGCATAATCAATTAATTACCAAGAATAACTGACTAGGTCATGTATAGAAACAAGcctaaattaaaaatatcaataaaagttacatctcaaacataaaaatatgacataatgAAAAGCTAGCAATTTTTTCCTTTCATAACCATCATTGTAAACATGCATGAAGTCTAATTCAAAATCCAACTGTTCATGCTCATAgaacttttcatttacaattgCTAATGTCATTTCTCTAAATAATTAACACATGgaataatataaaatgtatgaACTACTACCTTTAACAATTATTTGAACTGAATCAAATTTGAATAACCATAAAATTCATTGGTTTATTAACACAAATTTACATACTAGATATGTTTTAgtcaaaatattaaattataaaacctactatagtgacataaataaatcaattaaTATTCATTTTCATGAACAAATGAGATGTTTAAAACAATATGTAACTCTTGTAATCAAAACTTAAATAGAAGACCATCTCAAATATTTAAACCATATATCagttgatttaatatttaaagatGTACATTTTTTTTTCTGCATTGAGTCTTGACGATTTTATCAAAGAAGTAAGCAAATTAAACTCCGTAGTAGACTTTGAATCCAATCAAAATatattaatagcaaactttgagagtAAATCTTATTTTTCAGGTGTAAAACAGGTACATAGccaatgacttttcatacataagttttctctcttgTAAGTTCTTATCAGTAATAATTTTccacgtaattttaattgagaacgtGTTTTAAAtactgtagagttatactcacaatttttttgaaaaaatactTGCAACTTCATGTCTATCCAACCATAACGATCTTTAGATAGAATTACCATATTCTATTGCTCATAAGTAGATCTTTTACAGTCTAATATTTTACTTTCAACTGTTTAATGGGGATGATAACAAAAGAAGATCACAAAGATAGTCGCagtcaattcaatttaataacaagaGTAATCAATAATTTAATCCTTCCTTTTTTATCctttcaaaatagatatttatagtaatagtgattcatatgaaatataatattttctttattcataatctcaatatgaTATTCATTATaatgaatatcttttaaaactaatgcattaaccatcacaaattttgtactttttagatatttatatattagcTCTTATGaatcttttaaataattttgtactatcaaatattggattaatatttgtttatttcataccaaataagataaatattttctatctgtaatgatagaattcattactaCATTCTCACATCCTTCCTCAAAAAATATTAATAGAAACAAAAATACTTGGGCATACGTTATATGTGGCAAATAATATTTCATAttacattgataacataagttatctttaccttTTGAACAGTTATtttgagaactctcattgttctcttatttattactatgttcttACTTTTAGTGGttcataattatatattttattttctttatgtttgcatacacttcggggaatgcaacaaatctagtaggCCAGATTTCTAAATGTATCTATtgattatttatttcataatcaccatcgcaaaCATTCGTGAATTTCAATTCAGAATCTATCTATTCATATTGTCATGATTAGtttccaattataataaacatgatataataaataatcataataaaatatacctgaagatcttttacatcatcatcatcacttACGTAATGATTATATAAATTTCTTTGGAAAACAATTATCCATAGTACACATGCCCAATTGAAGATTGAAATTGCAATAGCTCTAGAAGGCAATCAACAACAACTTGAGCAT from Gossypium arboreum isolate Shixiya-1 chromosome 1, ASM2569848v2, whole genome shotgun sequence harbors:
- the LOC108466348 gene encoding protein MAIN-LIKE 1-like, which translates into the protein MPYLELAGFRSAALTRTFDLQNDLMSALVKRWRPETHTFHLSCGECTVTLKDVALHFGIPINGSVVMGVSAIAEPVTLCYSLLGASPDDDEPNFSDLKFTWLKANFEHLSVNATEEELMCAARAYIMHIIGGVLMPNSNNNRVHLQYLPLLADLRNVCSYSWGFAVLAMLYHESDKA